From a region of the Methanoculleus receptaculi genome:
- a CDS encoding tRNA(His) guanylyltransferase Thg1 family protein, translating into MDIRDREIFSNLTVFPPVFVRLDGRAFHRVARALNLKKPFDPSFSASMRAVCRYLLRESGLSPVFAYTFSDEISLYFKTLPFSGRIEKLDSVTAAAAASRLTIEVGCTRPLAFDARTIPAAGGFALEYLVSRQNEAWRNHINAYCQNALMEDGMTSRQAAAALRGMRSEEMHEMMFERGINLAATPAWQRRGTLLYREECTKEGYNPVTGETVQVMRMCIRELEETPLFSNPEGAALIRSLIGA; encoded by the coding sequence ATGGATATCAGAGATCGGGAGATCTTCTCAAACCTGACTGTCTTCCCCCCCGTTTTCGTCAGGCTCGACGGCCGTGCATTCCACCGAGTGGCACGTGCGCTCAACCTCAAAAAACCGTTCGACCCTTCTTTCAGCGCGAGCATGCGAGCGGTCTGCCGATACCTTCTCAGGGAGAGCGGGCTTTCCCCGGTCTTCGCCTACACCTTCTCCGACGAGATCAGCCTCTATTTCAAGACGCTGCCGTTCTCCGGGCGGATTGAGAAACTCGACTCCGTGACCGCCGCCGCCGCGGCGAGCAGACTGACGATCGAGGTTGGCTGCACCCGGCCGCTGGCGTTCGATGCCCGGACAATCCCGGCGGCCGGCGGGTTTGCACTCGAGTATCTCGTCTCAAGACAGAACGAGGCCTGGCGCAACCACATCAACGCCTACTGCCAGAACGCGCTTATGGAGGATGGTATGACGTCGCGGCAGGCTGCCGCGGCGCTCCGGGGGATGCGCTCAGAAGAGATGCACGAGATGATGTTTGAGCGCGGCATCAACCTGGCAGCGACGCCTGCCTGGCAGAGGCGCGGGACGCTCCTCTACCGGGAAGAGTGCACGAAAGAAGGGTATAACCCGGTGACGGGGGAGACCGTCCAGGTCATGCGGATGTGCATCCGTGAACTGGAGGAGACGCCTCTCTTCTCCAATCCAGAGGGAGCAGCGCTGATCCGGTCACTCATCGGCGCGTGA
- the ileS gene encoding isoleucine--tRNA ligase produces the protein MREVTGSYNPQEIEAGVQDYWRRENIYSRVQEMRKDGDAFFFVDGPPYTTGNIHLGTAWNKIIKDAILRYHRMQGRKIIERAGYDMHGLPIEVKVEHHLGFTSKKDIEDYGIAEFIEQCRTFAVTHMEVMSDQFRRLGVWLDFDNPYQTIKEEYIESAWWTIQRAEERGLLERGHRVVNWCPRCETAIADSEVEYWDETDPSIFVKFPIAGRDKEYLVIWTTTPWTLPANVAVAVNPAFTYARVAAKKDGTEEILWIADELVESVLKLGRYQDYSVLERHSGTELVGTEYTSPLARDIPRQAEIQHRVVAADFVELENTGLVHIAPGHGWDDYLIGIQEGLEVFCPVDAGGCFTPEAGIFADMYVRDANDIVIEALGTSLLTRRSITHRYGHCWRCKTPIIYRATAQWFLKATEIRDTMLQEIARVKWYPAWAGSARFHDFVKESRDWCISRQRYWGIPIPVWQCDRCGDYTVIGTIAELEERSGERVPDPHRPYVDDVTIPCRCGGEMHRVADIFDVWFDSAVASWATLGFPRQREGFERYWPADFITEGQDQTRGWFYSQLGASTVAFGRAPYRSVLMHGFALDAEGRKMSKSFGNVVTPEEVMNQFGVDVLRFYVLWANAPWDDLKFNWDGVKTIHRTLNILWNVYRFPLPYMILDSFSPAFTDGGGRWDGAFVRTHISDMPDEDRWILSRINSLIRTTSAEMQDYNLHKVTRALANFILEDLSRWYVQVVRPRMWLEEDSPEKLYAYETFYYVLRRLIALLAPFVPHITEEMYGNLRLEGDPESVHMLDWPVADEHLIDQGLESSMEVIRSFDDAVATARQAGRRKLRWPVAETVVVAENEAVKAAMEELNELARIRANSRSVRVITGAWDRIRWKAEPVMRAIGPEFGKMAPRVKALIEQADGTALKTAIERDGKARLDGYEIEARHVTFSESLPEGVFAAPMKDATVYVDITLTPDLEAEGYAREVIRRIQEMRRQLNLNVDDYIVAAVDVANERVASLIGEEKWKKEIAGEVRASDLVIRRTDGDRPGEESYTLDKTWDVEGVQMRIGISRADE, from the coding sequence GTGAGAGAAGTCACCGGCAGTTACAACCCGCAGGAGATCGAGGCGGGTGTCCAGGATTACTGGAGACGGGAGAATATCTATTCACGTGTGCAGGAGATGCGAAAGGATGGAGATGCGTTCTTTTTCGTCGACGGGCCGCCCTACACCACCGGCAACATCCATCTCGGCACCGCCTGGAACAAGATCATAAAAGATGCTATCCTCCGCTACCACCGGATGCAGGGCAGGAAGATTATCGAACGGGCGGGCTACGACATGCACGGCCTCCCGATCGAGGTGAAGGTGGAGCACCACCTCGGGTTCACGTCCAAGAAGGATATCGAGGACTACGGCATCGCCGAGTTCATCGAGCAGTGCCGGACGTTTGCAGTGACCCACATGGAGGTCATGAGCGACCAGTTCCGGCGTCTCGGTGTCTGGCTCGACTTCGACAACCCCTACCAGACCATCAAGGAGGAGTACATCGAGTCCGCGTGGTGGACTATCCAGCGGGCGGAGGAACGCGGACTCCTTGAGCGCGGGCACCGGGTCGTGAACTGGTGCCCCCGCTGCGAGACGGCGATCGCCGACTCCGAGGTCGAGTACTGGGACGAGACCGATCCCTCCATCTTTGTCAAGTTCCCGATCGCCGGGCGCGATAAGGAGTACCTGGTCATCTGGACGACCACGCCCTGGACGCTCCCGGCGAACGTTGCGGTGGCGGTCAACCCGGCGTTCACCTACGCGCGCGTGGCAGCAAAGAAGGACGGAACGGAGGAGATCCTCTGGATCGCCGACGAACTCGTTGAGTCCGTCCTCAAACTTGGGCGCTACCAGGACTACAGCGTCCTCGAACGCCACAGCGGGACCGAACTCGTTGGGACGGAGTACACCTCCCCGCTCGCAAGAGATATCCCCCGCCAGGCCGAGATCCAGCACCGTGTCGTCGCCGCCGATTTCGTCGAACTCGAGAACACCGGTCTCGTCCACATCGCGCCCGGGCACGGCTGGGACGATTACCTGATCGGCATCCAGGAAGGGCTTGAGGTCTTCTGTCCTGTCGATGCCGGGGGCTGCTTCACTCCAGAGGCCGGGATTTTTGCCGATATGTACGTCCGGGACGCAAACGATATCGTCATCGAAGCGCTCGGCACCTCACTCCTCACCCGGAGATCGATCACCCACCGCTACGGTCACTGCTGGAGGTGCAAGACCCCCATCATCTACCGCGCAACAGCGCAGTGGTTCCTGAAGGCCACCGAGATCCGCGATACAATGCTCCAGGAGATCGCAAGGGTGAAGTGGTACCCCGCCTGGGCGGGAAGCGCCAGGTTCCACGACTTCGTCAAAGAGTCGCGCGACTGGTGCATCTCCCGGCAGCGCTACTGGGGTATCCCCATCCCCGTCTGGCAGTGCGACCGGTGCGGGGACTACACCGTCATCGGCACCATCGCCGAACTCGAGGAGCGGTCAGGAGAGCGCGTCCCCGACCCCCACCGGCCCTACGTCGACGACGTAACCATCCCGTGCCGCTGCGGCGGCGAGATGCACCGGGTTGCCGATATATTCGATGTCTGGTTCGACTCAGCGGTCGCCTCCTGGGCGACCCTCGGGTTCCCCCGGCAGCGTGAGGGTTTCGAACGCTACTGGCCGGCAGACTTCATCACCGAGGGCCAGGACCAGACCCGCGGCTGGTTCTACTCTCAGCTCGGCGCAAGCACCGTGGCGTTTGGCCGCGCACCTTACAGGAGTGTCCTGATGCACGGGTTCGCTCTCGATGCCGAGGGGCGCAAGATGAGCAAGAGTTTCGGGAACGTCGTGACCCCGGAAGAGGTCATGAACCAGTTCGGTGTCGACGTTCTCCGGTTCTACGTCCTCTGGGCAAACGCCCCCTGGGACGACCTGAAGTTCAACTGGGACGGCGTGAAGACCATACACCGGACGCTCAACATCCTCTGGAACGTCTACCGGTTCCCGCTCCCCTACATGATCCTGGACTCATTCAGCCCGGCATTCACAGACGGCGGCGGCCGGTGGGATGGGGCGTTCGTCCGGACCCATATCAGCGATATGCCGGATGAGGACCGCTGGATTCTTTCCCGGATAAACTCGCTTATCAGGACAACGAGCGCGGAGATGCAGGACTACAACCTCCATAAGGTTACACGGGCGCTTGCAAACTTCATCCTGGAAGACCTCTCCCGCTGGTATGTGCAGGTCGTCAGGCCCAGGATGTGGCTGGAAGAAGACTCACCGGAGAAACTCTACGCATACGAGACGTTCTACTACGTCCTGCGCCGCCTGATCGCACTCCTTGCACCGTTTGTCCCCCATATCACCGAGGAGATGTATGGCAACCTGCGCCTGGAGGGCGACCCGGAGAGCGTCCATATGCTCGACTGGCCGGTGGCAGACGAGCACCTCATCGACCAGGGGCTTGAGTCCTCCATGGAGGTCATCCGGTCGTTTGACGACGCAGTCGCCACAGCCCGGCAGGCCGGGAGACGGAAACTCCGCTGGCCGGTCGCCGAGACAGTGGTTGTCGCTGAAAACGAAGCGGTTAAGGCGGCCATGGAAGAGTTGAACGAACTCGCCAGGATCCGGGCCAACAGCCGCTCTGTCCGGGTTATCACCGGGGCGTGGGATCGGATCCGCTGGAAAGCCGAACCGGTGATGCGCGCCATCGGCCCGGAGTTCGGCAAGATGGCACCGAGGGTCAAAGCGCTGATCGAGCAGGCGGACGGCACCGCGCTGAAGACCGCCATCGAACGGGACGGAAAAGCCAGGCTCGACGGCTACGAGATCGAGGCGCGCCACGTCACCTTCTCGGAATCCCTGCCGGAGGGCGTATTTGCCGCCCCCATGAAAGATGCGACGGTATACGTCGATATCACCCTCACCCCTGACCTGGAGGCCGAGGGATACGCCAGGGAGGTGATCCGGCGGATCCAGGAGATGCGCCGCCAGCTAAACCTCAATGTCGACGACTATATCGTCGCGGCCGTGGATGTCGCCAACGAACGGGTGGCATCGCTCATCGGGGAAGAGAAGTGGAAGAAGGAGATAGCCGGCGAGGTGCGCGCATCCGATCTCGTCATCCGCCGCACGGACGGAGACCGGCCGGGAGAAGAGTCTTACACCCTTGATAAAACCTGGGACGTGGAGGGTGTGCAGATGCGGATCGGCATCTCACGCGCCGATGAGTGA
- a CDS encoding PRC-barrel domain-containing protein, whose product MRTQVTEIFGLPVYTDRAVFIGNVDDVVLDVDQKKIAALAIGDLNPEIGEVKGYTGLQIPFRIVKSVGDIIIVRHIPGLFKSPAKEEQP is encoded by the coding sequence ATGAGAACACAGGTCACAGAGATCTTCGGATTGCCGGTCTACACCGACAGGGCTGTCTTTATCGGGAATGTTGACGATGTTGTGCTCGATGTTGACCAGAAGAAGATAGCTGCCCTTGCGATCGGCGACCTCAACCCCGAGATCGGGGAGGTGAAGGGCTACACCGGGCTGCAGATACCTTTTCGCATTGTAAAGAGCGTGGGGGATATCATAATCGTCCGTCACATCCCCGGGCTCTTCAAGTCGCCGGCAAAAGAAGAGCAACCGTGA
- a CDS encoding RNA-guided endonuclease InsQ/TnpB family protein — MIVSYKYRAYPDATTEVRLNAALDTCRWLYNKLLEECNTARENGISPTMRGTQARIVTLKEENPALKDVYSKVLQMVNYTLWSNIAALSQTKKRGRKIGKLRFKSAARYRTLNYNQSGFKIDREHSSITFSKIGTIPFNMHRPYTGKVKGVLITRSGDRWYVIIQTEQTVSSSKREGQSVGIDLGLNSFAVDSDGAVIENPRFYEHSLGRIKKIQRSLARKKRFSKNWKKAKRKLEKVYDHVANQKNDFLHKLSRQYVDTYATICVEDLNIKYLKENGKSRGLRRSIHSASWGRFYSYLSYKAESAGTELVKVDPRDTTQMCSNCGSIVKKTLSERVHECPYCGFVADRDYNAAVNIHRVGMEQPFEPVEPRPLHHISVVQVLAMKQEAPPERRGVVHWIPYPGDITE, encoded by the coding sequence ATGATCGTTTCCTACAAGTACCGAGCGTATCCCGATGCAACCACTGAAGTTCGGCTGAATGCCGCGCTCGATACCTGTAGGTGGCTCTACAACAAACTTCTCGAAGAATGCAACACGGCACGAGAGAATGGAATCTCTCCGACGATGCGGGGAACGCAGGCGCGGATCGTCACGCTGAAAGAGGAGAATCCTGCACTCAAGGACGTATACTCTAAAGTGCTCCAGATGGTCAACTACACCCTCTGGAGCAACATCGCTGCACTCTCGCAGACAAAGAAGAGAGGACGGAAGATCGGCAAACTCCGATTCAAGAGTGCAGCCCGATACCGGACGCTCAATTATAATCAGTCGGGTTTCAAGATCGACCGCGAGCATAGTTCGATTACGTTCTCGAAGATCGGAACGATTCCGTTCAACATGCACCGACCCTACACCGGGAAGGTGAAGGGTGTCCTGATCACCCGTTCCGGCGATAGATGGTATGTGATCATTCAGACAGAGCAGACAGTGTCTTCATCAAAGCGTGAAGGGCAGTCTGTCGGTATCGATCTCGGTCTGAACTCGTTTGCGGTCGATAGTGACGGTGCGGTGATCGAGAACCCCAGGTTCTATGAACATTCTCTGGGCAGGATCAAGAAGATCCAGCGGAGTCTTGCCCGGAAAAAACGGTTCTCGAAAAACTGGAAGAAGGCAAAAAGGAAACTGGAGAAGGTCTATGATCATGTCGCCAACCAGAAGAACGATTTCCTGCACAAACTCTCCCGTCAGTACGTTGACACCTATGCGACGATCTGTGTTGAAGACCTGAATATCAAGTATTTGAAAGAGAACGGCAAATCTCGCGGGCTCCGGAGAAGTATCCACAGTGCGTCGTGGGGACGATTTTATTCTTACCTCTCGTACAAGGCTGAAAGTGCTGGTACGGAACTCGTCAAAGTCGATCCCCGCGACACGACACAGATGTGTTCGAACTGCGGAAGCATCGTGAAAAAGACGCTCTCCGAGAGAGTCCACGAATGCCCATACTGTGGGTTTGTTGCCGATAGAGATTACAATGCTGCGGTAAATATCCACCGCGTGGGGATGGAACAGCCCTTTGAGCCTGTGGAGCCAAGACCTCTACATCACATCTCTGTGGTGCAAGTGTTGGCCATGAAGCAGGAAGCCCCGCCCGAGAGGCGCGGGGTAGTTCACTGGATCCCCTATCCCGGCGATATCACTGAATGA
- a CDS encoding CBS domain-containing protein, with the protein METSLQIGNIAGIPVKIHWSFLLVIPLFAWIIGSQIVLTTELIRILFGVPIDATLITTGFNPYILGTAVALGLFFGVFVHEVAHSLIAKARGIKIHSITLLILGGVSQMEEVVPDPKVELPMALAGPLTSLAVGIMCSALVYVFPLLPDPAVAGVLIFTFGYLGLLNVLLFAFNLLPAFPMDGGRVLRAWLARRMPLSRATQIAADVGRAFAVIFGIFGFLMLNPILILIAFFIYIGANQEATSLRYYVLLQDVTVADAMSNSLVTVEAETPLPRLLELMYETKHLGFPVVERGNLVGIVTLSDIHKVSPIDREAMQVRDVMTRDPITLPTSAPLIDALRIMTTHGIGRIPVVDDGDLVGIVTRTDVLRVMELREKA; encoded by the coding sequence ATGGAAACGTCGCTGCAGATCGGGAACATCGCTGGAATACCGGTCAAAATACACTGGAGTTTTCTACTGGTGATCCCCCTGTTTGCCTGGATCATCGGGAGCCAGATCGTGCTCACGACCGAGTTGATAAGGATCCTCTTTGGTGTCCCGATCGATGCGACGCTGATCACAACAGGGTTCAACCCCTACATCCTCGGAACCGCCGTCGCACTGGGTCTATTCTTTGGCGTATTCGTCCACGAGGTGGCCCACTCACTCATAGCGAAAGCGAGGGGGATCAAGATCCACAGCATCACGCTCCTCATCCTGGGCGGGGTCTCCCAGATGGAGGAGGTTGTGCCGGACCCGAAGGTGGAACTCCCGATGGCGCTTGCCGGGCCGCTCACAAGCCTGGCGGTAGGTATCATGTGCAGCGCCCTGGTCTACGTCTTCCCCCTCCTTCCTGACCCGGCCGTAGCCGGCGTCCTGATCTTTACCTTCGGCTACCTTGGGCTCTTAAACGTCCTGCTCTTCGCGTTCAACCTGCTCCCGGCGTTCCCGATGGACGGCGGGCGCGTGCTGCGGGCGTGGCTCGCACGGCGGATGCCGCTCTCCCGTGCAACCCAGATCGCCGCCGATGTCGGCAGAGCGTTTGCGGTCATCTTCGGAATCTTCGGGTTCCTGATGTTGAACCCCATCCTGATCTTAATCGCGTTCTTCATCTACATCGGGGCAAACCAGGAGGCCACATCCCTGCGCTACTACGTCCTGCTGCAGGACGTCACCGTGGCGGACGCTATGAGCAACTCTCTAGTCACCGTGGAGGCAGAGACCCCGCTCCCCCGGTTGCTGGAACTCATGTACGAGACGAAGCATCTCGGGTTCCCTGTGGTTGAGCGTGGGAATCTCGTCGGGATTGTTACACTCAGCGACATTCACAAGGTCTCACCGATCGACCGGGAGGCGATGCAGGTGCGTGACGTCATGACCCGGGACCCGATAACACTCCCGACATCGGCACCACTCATCGACGCGCTCCGGATCATGACCACCCATGGCATAGGAAGGATCCCGGTCGTTGATGACGGCGATCTTGTGGGGATTGTGACAAGGACGGACGTGCTCCGGGTTATGGAACTGCGAGAGAAGGCGTAA
- a CDS encoding 6-hydroxymethylpterin diphosphokinase MptE-like protein, whose translation MRFEDWEPHYTAILEYFGFEREADEEAARVLAELAGGRDDIALLEALIGGRNVTVCGNAPSLPAELDRIEGTVLAADAAAEVLAGHGVRPDAVFTDLDGATDIFIDLSRRGTVMVVHAHGDNVPLLRHWVPRILGPLVATTQAAPIPGVHNFGGFTDGDRAVFAARELGAADVRIIGFDLADRDVDPLKRGKLYWAGELLRMMGYDL comes from the coding sequence ATGAGGTTTGAGGACTGGGAGCCTCACTACACTGCGATTCTGGAGTATTTCGGGTTTGAACGCGAGGCAGACGAAGAGGCCGCCCGGGTGCTCGCGGAACTTGCCGGCGGCAGGGATGATATCGCGCTGCTTGAAGCGCTGATCGGGGGCAGGAACGTTACGGTCTGCGGGAACGCCCCCTCTCTCCCGGCAGAACTTGACCGGATCGAGGGGACGGTGCTTGCCGCCGACGCCGCGGCGGAGGTGCTCGCCGGCCACGGAGTGCGGCCGGACGCGGTCTTTACAGACCTGGACGGGGCGACAGACATCTTCATAGACCTTTCCCGGCGGGGAACGGTGATGGTTGTCCACGCCCACGGGGATAACGTCCCGCTCCTCCGCCACTGGGTCCCCCGTATACTCGGGCCGCTGGTGGCAACCACCCAGGCGGCTCCCATTCCGGGCGTCCACAACTTTGGGGGGTTCACCGACGGTGACAGGGCGGTCTTTGCCGCCAGGGAGCTCGGCGCGGCAGACGTCCGGATCATCGGGTTCGATCTCGCCGACCGGGATGTCGACCCCCTCAAGAGGGGAAAACTCTACTGGGCGGGCGAACTCCTCAGGATGATGGGGTATGACCTCTGA
- a CDS encoding TIGR00725 family protein encodes MQIAVIGRGDCSAEEYEAAETIGYLIAGNRETVCCGGLGGVMEAACRGAKEAGGTTVGILPDTGDGNPYLDLVIRTGMGQARNVILVNSADAVIAVGGGYGTLSEIAIALKTGKPVFGLSTWEIDGVFACTTPEEAVNLAVRAARLSRRSRNPQDR; translated from the coding sequence ATGCAGATCGCAGTCATCGGGAGAGGGGACTGCTCCGCAGAGGAGTACGAAGCTGCAGAGACCATAGGCTACCTCATCGCCGGCAACCGCGAGACCGTCTGCTGCGGCGGGCTCGGCGGGGTGATGGAGGCCGCCTGCAGGGGGGCAAAAGAGGCTGGCGGGACGACGGTGGGGATCCTCCCCGACACAGGGGACGGGAACCCCTACCTGGACCTGGTCATCCGCACCGGGATGGGCCAGGCGAGGAACGTCATCCTTGTCAACTCGGCGGATGCGGTGATCGCCGTCGGCGGAGGCTACGGCACCCTCTCTGAGATCGCCATCGCCCTCAAGACCGGGAAACCGGTCTTCGGGCTTAGCACCTGGGAGATTGATGGGGTGTTTGCCTGCACAACACCCGAAGAAGCGGTCAACCTCGCAGTTCGCGCAGCACGCCTGTCTCGGCGGTCTCGTAACCCCCAAGATCGTTGA
- a CDS encoding DHH family phosphoesterase gives MPEVVQNVSKEGVKYIILGCGRTGYNVAEELAKETEDLIIVDKDEKRVEDLRDQKYNALVRDFSNPGFMDGLPVPEVAFILANDREANLAALKTIKSRYPATYVIARAIDAVSVDLLQQEGADVVLYPQEVVARTAIYHIRKLHSSRLALRLYDLLASWEGTLCIVTHLNPDPDSISSAMALSLIARHASHNKLNCRIVYEGDIGHQENRAFINLLDIKMERLTPQMLEECGYIALVDSSGPGVNNNLPKSTRVNIIIDHHKNNTQPPSAVADFIDIRPGVGATASIMTQYLMELDIPVSKTVATALLYGIRADTRDFKRNVTPQDLNYAAFLLPLTDADLLDKITSPSVSLETIEIIGNAIRNRKINSGYLFSNVGYIRNRDALPQAADMLIHLEGVNTALVYGITDQNIIISARNKDIRLHLGNVMAEAFGSIGEAGGHATMAAAMIPLSYFSMAKDKEGLLTLIIDPILKRFSEIVGLDGEGEE, from the coding sequence ATGCCTGAGGTGGTCCAGAACGTTTCGAAGGAAGGTGTCAAGTACATCATCCTTGGGTGCGGGAGGACGGGCTACAACGTGGCCGAGGAACTCGCCAAGGAGACCGAGGATCTCATCATCGTCGATAAGGACGAAAAACGGGTGGAAGACCTCAGGGACCAGAAGTACAATGCACTTGTTCGCGACTTCAGCAACCCTGGCTTCATGGATGGGCTGCCCGTCCCCGAGGTTGCCTTCATCCTGGCAAACGACCGGGAGGCCAACCTGGCCGCCCTCAAGACCATCAAGAGCCGCTACCCGGCGACCTATGTCATCGCCCGCGCCATCGACGCGGTCAGCGTCGATCTCCTCCAGCAGGAAGGCGCTGATGTAGTCCTCTACCCCCAGGAGGTGGTGGCGCGAACCGCCATCTACCATATCAGGAAACTCCACTCTTCACGGCTTGCCCTGCGGCTCTACGATCTGCTTGCCTCCTGGGAAGGGACGCTCTGCATCGTCACCCACTTAAACCCTGATCCCGATTCGATATCAAGCGCCATGGCGCTCTCACTGATAGCGCGGCATGCAAGCCACAACAAACTCAACTGCCGTATCGTCTATGAAGGAGATATCGGTCATCAGGAGAACCGGGCGTTTATAAACCTCCTGGACATCAAGATGGAGCGTCTAACCCCCCAGATGCTGGAGGAGTGCGGCTACATCGCTCTGGTCGACTCGTCCGGGCCCGGCGTGAACAACAATCTGCCAAAATCGACCCGTGTCAACATAATTATCGACCATCACAAGAACAACACCCAACCGCCGTCCGCCGTCGCAGACTTCATCGATATCAGGCCAGGCGTTGGAGCCACGGCAAGCATCATGACCCAATACCTGATGGAACTCGATATCCCGGTGAGCAAAACGGTGGCCACAGCGCTCCTGTACGGTATCAGGGCCGATACACGAGATTTCAAGCGGAACGTCACCCCCCAGGATCTCAACTACGCGGCGTTCCTCCTCCCCCTCACAGATGCGGATCTCCTGGATAAGATCACCTCCCCATCGGTCTCGCTGGAGACGATCGAGATCATAGGCAACGCCATCCGGAACCGGAAGATCAATAGCGGTTACCTCTTCTCAAACGTAGGTTATATCAGGAACCGGGACGCCCTCCCGCAGGCGGCCGATATGCTGATCCACCTTGAGGGTGTGAACACCGCCCTGGTCTATGGCATCACAGACCAGAACATCATCATATCGGCCCGAAACAAGGATATCAGGCTCCATCTCGGGAACGTTATGGCCGAGGCGTTCGGCTCCATCGGGGAGGCCGGCGGGCATGCCACGATGGCTGCCGCCATGATCCCCCTCAGTTATTTCTCCATGGCAAAGGATAAAGAAGGTCTGCTCACCCTGATAATCGATCCCATCCTCAAACGTTTCTCCGAGATCGTCGGTCTGGACGGTGAGGGTGAAGAATGA
- a CDS encoding radical SAM protein, which yields MTSEALIIDGYVDEPACLGVPPYVSPYIREVAGVLLAHGYAPRYATIDQVRADPSLIAGHGRGDLVVMIAGLTVPGAYIGGRPATLTEIQQIGLTLREPATAIGGPINFGYAPGGGERAIRQAIAGFDAVLRGSPAVALDSWLSGGEPEGERDYALSDPWCAAGAAIITQHPSFPHVICELETATGCPRATVGGCSFCTEPFYGLPRYRSIEEIADEVAALHAAGARHFRLGRQPDLLSYRSAGGGEFPLPRLEALEDLFSAVRENAPDLKTLHIDNINPGTIARHPDAARAALEVIVAGHTPGDTAAFGMETADPAVVRANNLKAMPDDVFRAIEVVNEVGGRRTCGIPELLPGLNFIIGLAGETPATFDANQAFLRRVLDAGLLVRRVNIRQLMPFEGTAAYEENTLGKHDARFRAFKDWVRREFDEPMLRRVFPVGSILRGVLIEVSGRPSFGRQMGSYPILVGIPLELPVRTVIDAVVVDWGSRSVTALPYPVEINTLPPAALRWIPGIGRKRAASIVARRPFSSLGEFRAVAGETGLDDLIMF from the coding sequence ATGACCTCTGAGGCACTTATAATCGACGGTTACGTCGATGAACCCGCGTGTCTCGGTGTCCCGCCATACGTATCCCCCTACATCCGCGAGGTCGCCGGCGTCCTCCTGGCGCATGGCTACGCGCCACGCTACGCCACCATCGACCAGGTCCGGGCCGACCCCTCCCTTATCGCCGGTCACGGCCGCGGCGATCTGGTGGTGATGATCGCCGGGCTGACCGTGCCCGGCGCTTACATAGGCGGTCGACCAGCAACCCTGACGGAGATCCAGCAGATCGGGCTTACCCTCCGGGAACCGGCCACCGCGATCGGCGGCCCGATCAACTTCGGGTATGCTCCAGGGGGTGGGGAGAGGGCAATCCGGCAGGCGATAGCCGGGTTTGATGCAGTGCTCCGCGGCTCTCCGGCGGTTGCGCTGGATTCCTGGCTATCGGGGGGTGAACCGGAAGGTGAGCGGGATTACGCCCTGAGCGATCCATGGTGCGCTGCTGGTGCCGCGATCATAACGCAGCACCCCTCGTTTCCTCACGTAATCTGCGAGCTGGAGACCGCGACAGGTTGCCCCCGTGCAACGGTCGGGGGATGTTCGTTCTGCACCGAGCCGTTCTACGGCCTCCCGCGCTACCGCAGCATCGAGGAGATCGCGGACGAGGTGGCGGCGCTTCACGCCGCCGGTGCCCGCCATTTCAGGCTCGGCCGCCAGCCTGACCTTCTTTCCTACCGGAGCGCCGGTGGTGGCGAGTTCCCGCTTCCCCGGCTTGAGGCGCTCGAGGACCTCTTCTCGGCGGTAAGAGAGAACGCACCCGACCTTAAGACCCTCCACATCGACAACATCAACCCCGGCACCATCGCCAGACATCCGGACGCGGCACGGGCGGCGCTCGAGGTGATAGTGGCCGGGCACACACCCGGCGACACCGCGGCGTTCGGAATGGAGACCGCGGACCCGGCGGTTGTCAGGGCAAACAACCTCAAAGCCATGCCAGATGATGTATTCCGCGCTATCGAGGTGGTGAACGAGGTCGGGGGGAGGCGGACCTGCGGCATCCCCGAACTCCTGCCGGGCCTGAACTTCATCATCGGTCTTGCCGGCGAGACGCCGGCGACGTTCGATGCAAACCAGGCGTTCCTCCGCCGCGTGCTCGACGCCGGGCTGCTTGTGCGGCGGGTGAACATCCGGCAGTTGATGCCTTTTGAGGGTACGGCCGCCTACGAGGAGAACACCCTGGGAAAGCACGATGCCCGGTTCAGGGCGTTCAAGGATTGGGTCAGGCGGGAGTTCGACGAACCGATGCTGCGCCGGGTCTTCCCGGTCGGCAGCATCCTCCGCGGCGTTCTCATCGAGGTCTCCGGGAGACCGTCGTTCGGGCGGCAGATGGGTTCATACCCCATCCTTGTCGGGATCCCGCTCGAACTCCCTGTGAGAACGGTCATCGACGCTGTCGTGGTCGATTGGGGGAGTCGGTCAGTGACCGCTCTCCCGTATCCCGTGGAGATAAACACCCTCCCGCCGGCGGCGCTCCGCTGGATCCCTGGCATCGGCAGGAAGAGGGCCGCAAGCATCGTCGCCCGCCGGCCGTTTTCGAGCCTGGGGGAGTTCCGGGCGGTCGCGGGGGAGACAGGGCTCGATGATCTGATCATGTTTTAG